The Vidua chalybeata isolate OUT-0048 chromosome 17, bVidCha1 merged haplotype, whole genome shotgun sequence genome contains the following window.
CAGACCAAAGGAACTGCTCTATTTAGTTCATTaaggagatttttaaaagcatttccagTCGAGATCTGTAAATGATTAAATGTTGAGACACTAAATATAAGAAAGAAAGCACTGAATTTAAAGCTGCACAAACTCAGGCAATAGGTAAGGCAGACCTCAGCTTCAAAAGGGCTTAATCATTAGAGCAGTTTACTGTGCATTATAGAGGATATTCTATGCTTGAAATCTGTATCTGCCCTGGAAACACTGTGCCCATTACAGGATTCGCTGGTGGAGGTTTCTGGCCTGGTACTGCAGGAAGTTGGACTTTACCATCCAAGTGGTACTTTCTGAGCATCATATCCATGAAACCTGCACATGAGATTCTTACTGTTACatctttattaataattattaaggTGCCTTCTAAGATGGCTTCTTTGTCCTTAGCTGTGAGGATGTTCCTAATCTGGTCACCCTTCCCGGGCATGTTAAGCACTCATCCATTTTAGGAACCCTTCAAAGATGGAACATTTAAGAGTAAAGCTGCCATGGGGACTCAGGCACCAAGTCATTACTTCAGATTGAACAGTTCAAAATGTTTATCTGCAAAAGCCCTCTTCTAACCCCACAGATGTGTGGACTCCATGGGTACCTCAATCCTTCTTCATAAATCCCTTCCCTGGCTATGGACAGCTGCCCAACTCAGCGTGGCTCTTCCAGGCTGTGAGGATGAGCCTTGTCCAGGGCCAGTGTTCACCTCCAGCTGGGGTGCAGCATCTTGACCCCAAACTGACACTGAAACAGCACCCATGACACCAGCCCCCATTCTGTCCACAGGTGGGGGTTTATCCTACAGGCTCAGAATGAAATTGAAACCATGATCCCTGCAAATACACCATCTTCACATCTCAAGCCCACTGAAATCTTTGCTCTAGTGGCCTTCTGTTTATTGCCATCTTAACTCATGGTCTTCTCTGAGAAGCAATAAGAAATGTGACTCTCTGACTGAGATTTGGTCCACATTTACCACTAACAGTTAATGAAAACATCCTATGGCAAGAGGCTGTTTAAGACCTCTGCTCCAGTCTGACtcacttgtatttttatttctctggcCTTGtcagatcccagagctgggctggggaaagATGGAAAGGGAGAGCTGTGCTAGGAGGGCATCAGTTGAGTGGGATAAGGTCCCTTGTCACAACTGTTCACcagggaaagctgctgtgtAATAAACTGCTCCCTGCAGTTCCCCTTATAATGTAGTATTGGTTTTCACACcctaacttttttttcctggttttcctttggtttccagggttttttgttgcctttttttatgGTCTACTAAACATTTCTATTCAAGGGTTACCACCTTTCTTTTCAGTTGGGAACATGACTGGTGTGGCTCCTCCTTCCTTTTAGCTCCAGCCTCCTTGGGAAGACCTACAAAAACATTCTGGCTCTTCTTCAGTTCTTATCACTTGTCTGTTTTGGGATAGTCTTCACGTGTGGATGCATCTTGTTCCGCTCCCCATTTCTAGGGAATGAGCTCTGCATCAGGAGTATATaaatccctggcagtgctgtccatCCAGCCTGGAGTCTTTTAAagcttacagaaaaaaaaaagcttgtccACTTTGCTAAATATATTCCTTTTCACTTCTAGGTCCTCCTATAGAGCCCCTGGAGCCAACCAGGCCTTTACCAACTCTTCCTGTTCGCAGAATTCACTCCACTTCGGAAAGAAAACACGAGAGACAGCCACGGCCTCCCAGTCCTCCTCTGGGTGATaggccagctctgcctggctccaAACCAAACATCTGTGATGGCAACTTTAACACTGTGGCTCTCTTTAGAggagaaatgtttgttttcaagGTACTGAGAATTCCCACTTACCCATGAGTCTTCCCTTCATTTTATTGCTGGAAAAGGTTAATAGAAGTATTTGGTAGTGAGATTTGAAATGTCTGTGAAAATAGCTCTGTTCCTCTGAGGGTGATGACTGAGCAATATTGGAAGGAAGTGTGAGCAGATTGGTTCTGTGATATTTGGAAACAGTGCCTGATGGGATTGAGAAAGTGCCCAGGCATCCTGTGCTCCAAAATGTGAATTGGGTACACTGGTAGAGAATTCAGATGCCACCAAGCCTGAGAGGAGCCACCTGTAAAGCCAGGAAGCAACATCAGTACCATGAGTAACCATGGAATCCTAGtgtgggttgggttgggttgggttgggttgggagggaccttaaagagcACCTTgctccaccctctgccatggacagggacaccttccactagaccaagccccatccaagctggcctggaTGGGGCtttcaggaatggggcagccacagcttctctgggagcAGGCCTCGTTGTCTCAGAGGTGACATGCGTGGAACTGGGGCTCTGGGAGCACTCAGCCTACCTGGGGAGTTTGAGTCAACCTTTCTTGTAAACTACAGCCCTTTGCTCAGTAACCCATTAGAGTACCAACAGAATATGGACATTcatgatcccattcccaaaatACCAGTAGTTTTCACTCTGCCCAATGGGTGTGAAGTGTGGAAAGGGACATATTGAAGGTTATTAAATGGACAAACCACATCAGTTGCAGAAGATTCCTGAAATTAAACTAGTTGAAGGTGTGGATGGTATCTGGGAGAAGGGTCAAAAGTTCTGTCCTGCTCATGCTCATCCCTGAGCATTCACTGCAGCTTTAAGTAATGATCAAATATCTAAAGGGATATTTCATACCTCCTTTGTCCCTTTAAACCTTGTGTGTTTCACACAGTCACCGGGTGATGTTCAGGCTGTCTGGCTCTCCTGGGCTCCAAGAGCTAAGCTTCAACTGAACCAGGACAAGCATGACACCTCAGGGACAAGACATGGAGAGGTCACAATGCTTACAGCTGTGGACTCAATTCccccctgctccttttccttctccttctttccaCCCTTTTTCACAGCCCCATCAATCAACATCTCCCCCTTTGTGCTGCCATCTTCCCCCCACAGCACTTCCCACACTGGAGACAGTGTTGGGCTGGGTTGGAGCTGTCACCTGAAGCAGGACTTGAGTCTGTAATGGTTGCGGGGCCTAGGCAAGGATTAGCAATGCTGGATGCTGGACCCAGCCAGGTCTGACTGCAAGACAAAAGTACTCAGTCTCAAGAGGCTTCTGGTTTCCTCAGGATCGCTGGTTCTGGCGTCTGCGCAACAACCGGGTGCAGGAGGGGTATCCCATGCAGATTGAGCAGTTCTGGAAGGGCCTCCCTGCAAAGATCGACGCAGCCTATGAGCGCTCTGATGGCAAATTCGTTTTCTTCAAAGGTACAGTACAGTTCAGTACGAGCCAGCCACTCCTGCCTCAGCTCAGGCTGCTTTCATGGCATGAAAATGGTGAAAACAAGTACGCTGCACCCTTGCCCTTTTCCAAGGGGGCACTTCAAGCAGCCACTGATCCTTAAAATACAGTTCAGTGTGGGCTGGCCTTGCCAGGACAATCTCTGTATAGAGTTAATATCAATTAGGGGAAGTTGGCTTTCATGTGATAACAACAAACAGCTCCTATTTCCCAGGGAGTGCCAGTGCCCTTCTTATCTCCTTGAACACCTTTTGCCAGGGCATTGAGGCCTCTCCAGATGCAGGGCACTCCCAAACCTCATTTCTGGACAATTGTCTcctaaagagagaaaatgacCAACCTTGTGGTGGGGCCCACTTTAGCTCCTTGTATGGTGCCAATGCCTGAACAGGAACCTGTAACTTGAGAGCAAGTTGTGAGCAAGGAAGGGTGGCTGGAAAGCATGGCCAGTACAAAACCACAGTAGCTGGGCTTCTGGATTTGTGTCTGCAACTTCAGTACCTCAGCTTTCTAAACTGTACTAAAATTTGAGAGGCTCGGGGAAAGGTGACAGAAATGTCTGAAAAGCTTGGGCTGATCAACACCTCAGCCTGAGCAAAGGACGGCAGACAGGGGATGAGACAAGTCTGAAATCATGACTGGCATGAGAAGGTAAATGGGAAAGGGCTGTTCAACAGCTCTCCCAAAAGaagagctgaggagcagcagatgaAATAAGGTTCAAAATGAAGTGGAGGAGCAGCTTTCTCACAGATTACAGTTAAGCCTGGAAGCCCTCAACATGCTGCGGTTCACTGTGGTTGGTTTACGTTCATATTGATCCGACTCCTAACAGGCCAATCTGTTTGTTGTTTGTGTCCCCACTCACCTCTAGGAGATAAGTACTGGGTTTTCAAGGAAgtgacagcagagccaggctACCCTCACAGCCTGGTGGAGCTGGGGAGCTGCCTGCCCCGGGAGGGCATCGACACGGCGCTGCGCTGGGAGCCCGTGGGCAAAACCTACTTCTTCAAAGGGGACAGGTACTGGAGGTACAACGAGGACAAGAGAGCGACGGACCCAGGCTACCCAAAGCCCATCACCGTGTGGAGAGGAATCCCTCAGGCTCCTCAGGGGGCTTTCATCAGCAAGGAAGGCTGTATGTGTCTGCAGTCATTGCACCTGTTAGATCGGGAAGAGCTggtctgtgctgggagctgggcgGTTGGATGTGGAGTGTTTTGAGTGTTTTTTGATCCAGGAATCAAGTCTCAGAAGTCGTGGGGTCACCTGGGCTTTGTGAGCAGCAGGAGTCTGAGATCCTTCCTGACCCTCATCCCAACCCACACACTTCCTCACCTGCTAAACCACATTATGACAATCCAGCTCTGTGGGAATGAGTCTTTTTCTGCCTCAATAGGCCCTACCCAACTTTTCCTGGGCCCTGGTTCTAGGGGTGCCAGAACTTATATTTCCTCCTAATTTACCTGAAGTGAGCTCTGTCTCTCTGCTAAAGGCTCCAGCCTGTCTGATGTTAGTAGTTAGCCTTGAAGTTATGCTCTGAGTAGGGGCTTGGAGCTCCAGAGGCTCCTtccaacacatttttttctctgatctgaaaaattccttctcttccagTTAGGGAAAGAGCCAATAGAAGGGCTTGTGCCATGGAGGCTGTGTTCAAATTTGGAGCTGTGGTGTGAGAGGAGGGCTGTagggctgggccaggctggagggatgGCAGTGAGAGCCAGCTAAGCTGGGCAACAGTGCAGGAGACCAACACTTCTACCACAGCTGCCTTCtcctgttctctttttttctaatatcttgAGAGTCATTAGAAAAAGGGTTATCTTGGGAGAGGGAGGTGCTTCAAACAACATGTAGCATAAAGCATCATCCTTTTATTAGCAGCAGGACAACACTGCTCCTTAACACAGGCCAAATCTTCGGGATTCTCTGACTCATCTGACTCAGCATTTGCTCCCTCAGGCTGAATGAACAGAAACAGGGTGTTCTTCCAAACTCTGTCATACCCAGGCACATGCTGGCACCCTGCAGATGATGTTAATCACTCGGTAATGATGAGCACATATTTACAGATGCCTTAGTGAAAAATAACTCAGAACCCTTCCTTTAAAGATAgtagggttttcttttttaattcccaGCTTGTCTTGGCCAAGGGGAATGGTATTCCATGGGCAATGGTGAACATGCTAGCCAGGGTTACAGCTTCTCCTTTAAATCCCAGCTCCAAAACCACCTTCACTTTCCAATGGCTTGGGAAGAATGTTCTGGATAAATGTGTTTTATTGACTTAGGTAGTGTCCATCTTCAGGTTGTCCAGGCTCCCTTAATGTCCTCCCACAAGCACAGCTCATTAACGGGAAATAGTGAGAAATACTCTCTGTTTTGTCTCCTAGTTTACACCTACTTTTACAAAGGGAAGGAGTACTGGAAGTTCGATAACCAGAGGCTGAGTGTGGAGCCAGGCTACCCCAGGTCGATCCTCAAGGACTGGATGGGCTGTAACCAGAAGGAAGTTGAGCGGAGCAAGGACCGGCGCCTCCCGCACGACGACGTGGATATCATGGTGACAATAAATGACATGCCCAGCACTGTCAATGCCATCGCAGTGGTGATCCCCTGCATCCTGTCTCTGTGTATCCTTGTCCTGGTATACACGATCttccagtttaaaaacaaagaggTGCAGCAAAATGTTGTGTACTACAAAAGACCTGTCCAGGAATGGGTATGACACAGCCTGCTGCACATTTCAACTCATTGAGCTGATGAGGACTAtggacacacaaaaaaaagagggaaaaatgcattgaaaagCCTACCAAACAAAACTACTTCAGTGACCTACAAGTTTTGGACACCCTGGGATGGAAATAAgcaggaaaactggaaaaaatacaggCAGACAGCCTTGCAGCGTGGAGCCTCTTTCCTTTGTACTGCTTTGGTCACCTGCCAGTCGCGGTGCCATCCACCGGCTCGCTCTGCCAGCACTAGAGTCTTCGAGACAGGTTTCAACTGATCTGGGAAACTTCCTTCAGTTCCCTGCACCAGTGCTCCCTGTTAAACCCAGCATTCTCCAGTGTAGCTAAACCACCTCTGAACAGAAccatttttttaatagctgtcTCATAAATGAATTAAAATCATGAAATCTATGAACAATTTCAGTGTCATAAGCAGAAGACATTCTGATGCTGAATCAttctaaaaaaatcttcttagtttattaaaaaatccaGGGATCTACCTGGACATGATTTTCCAATACCTGCTGGTCAGATGTTTTGTACATTCATAACTAATCAATGCTGCCACTCAGCACAGTGCACGAGGAACCACGGAGCACTCAAAGAGGTACCGGAGTGCGGAGCAGAAGCTCAAGAAGCACCAAACCAGACACCTGGCAACATCAATCCCTAGACTGGTACAATGTGAAGACAAAGTAATTgggtcttaaaaaaaaaaaaaaatcatggtttttgttttgggagCCACtcatgaaagaaatatttaaatgtcaTGTAAGTTGGTTTAAGCTCCTGCCAGCAAGAACCCAGGAACCAATGGTTACCAAAATACGGGGAATGTGTATAGACAGACTGCACTCTGCCCATTCAGATGCTGGAAAAAGATGAGTTGTTGTTCTGTGGCATGTGTAACTAGATTGTGGAATTTGTATGTTGGGTTTCAGGAGAACAGAAATGTTTGTTTGGAGTGAGGTCGTCATTATTTTTTGATGAAATAATCAAGGTTCAGTAAGAATTAGGCCTGTTTATAAAACCAAATCCAACCCCTGTAGATGTTACAAACATTGTATGCCTTCagaatttgggggtttgtttcGCCCACTTCTTCACAGGCAAATATTTGGCAAGGATCAAAGAAAGCATGCCACACAGTAGAATGAGTTTACCATGTTTGACAGAGCCATAAAAATCAGgtaaaggcaagaaaaatacCTTAACTTTCAGCTAGTAACTTTCCACAGATCTCTTCCTACAACAGTAGCTTCTGCTTGTCCCTCTTACAGTTGTGAGTGGTTCAGGACATTGTGCCCTAGCCACAAACTTGATTTTCATGTTGATGCTGATATTTTTACCATGTTGAATAAGAGTGAAAAAGCCT
Protein-coding sequences here:
- the MMP24 gene encoding matrix metalloproteinase-24 isoform X1 — translated: MARCPRRALGAAGPLLPLLCALLRAAADTSTGRGWLKTYGYLLPSDSQMSPLQSGKAVQSAVATMQQFYGIPVTGVLDQTTIEWMKKPRCGVPDHPHLRRSRRKKRYALTGQKWRQKHITYSVHNYTPKVGEIDTRRAIRQAFDVWQRVTPLTFEEVPYHEIKNDRKEADIMIFFASGFHGDSSPFDGEGGFLAHAYFPGPGIGGDTHFDSDEPWTLGNSNHDGNDLFLVAVHELGHALGLEHSNDPSAIMAPFYQYMETHNFKLPQDDLQGIQKIYGPPIEPLEPTRPLPTLPVRRIHSTSERKHERQPRPPSPPLGDRPALPGSKPNICDGNFNTVALFRGEMFVFKDRWFWRLRNNRVQEGYPMQIEQFWKGLPAKIDAAYERSDGKFVFFKGDKYWVFKEVTAEPGYPHSLVELGSCLPREGIDTALRWEPVGKTYFFKGDRYWRYNEDKRATDPGYPKPITVWRGIPQAPQGAFISKEGFYTYFYKGKEYWKFDNQRLSVEPGYPRSILKDWMGCNQKEVERSKDRRLPHDDVDIMVTINDMPSTVNAIAVVIPCILSLCILVLVYTIFQFKNKEVQQNVVYYKRPVQEWV
- the MMP24 gene encoding matrix metalloproteinase-24 isoform X2 → MKKPRCGVPDHPHLRRSRRKKRYALTGQKWRQKHITYSVHNYTPKVGEIDTRRAIRQAFDVWQRVTPLTFEEVPYHEIKNDRKEADIMIFFASGFHGDSSPFDGEGGFLAHAYFPGPGIGGDTHFDSDEPWTLGNSNHDGNDLFLVAVHELGHALGLEHSNDPSAIMAPFYQYMETHNFKLPQDDLQGIQKIYGPPIEPLEPTRPLPTLPVRRIHSTSERKHERQPRPPSPPLGDRPALPGSKPNICDGNFNTVALFRGEMFVFKDRWFWRLRNNRVQEGYPMQIEQFWKGLPAKIDAAYERSDGKFVFFKGDKYWVFKEVTAEPGYPHSLVELGSCLPREGIDTALRWEPVGKTYFFKGDRYWRYNEDKRATDPGYPKPITVWRGIPQAPQGAFISKEGFYTYFYKGKEYWKFDNQRLSVEPGYPRSILKDWMGCNQKEVERSKDRRLPHDDVDIMVTINDMPSTVNAIAVVIPCILSLCILVLVYTIFQFKNKEVQQNVVYYKRPVQEWV